The nucleotide sequence GTTATGCAATCCAATAATACACTATATCTAACCGTATGGTCTATCGGGGAAAAATTAAAAGGTATTTTATCAAACGGAATACATCCATTTTTCAAGTATAAAGAAAAATAACGACTCTTCATACCATAATATTGAGACTTGATCATGTTGTTATTCATTGAATATAACAATAAACGAAGAATATTCTCTCCCGCCATATTATTATTTATTATTCTTCTGCATTCTGATAATGCATTTAAAACAACTGTCACTTGGGCTTTGTCTCTAATCGATTGTTCTAATATTACATACTCTTTCTTAGACATACAAACAATATCAACAAGATTAATCCTATATCTTGTCATAAATTGGCATAAACTTCTCGTTTCTGAATGCCCTGCATCACTTTTTATGCCCGTTATAATACCACAAAAATTTTTAAATTCACAATCACGAATTGCCACCTCCCACCCTATAATTATATTTATAGGCATTCTTTTATTCATTATTTCTATATCTGTTGGAACAACTAGCATCCTTGAAGCATAGTTACTCATAATTGGAATTTTCGTAAACGCAATAAGACGATCTGTTTTATTATTCCTATCCGTAGCTTCACAGAATGTAATCTCAAAATAACGTCCTCCCTTTACAAAAAAAGGTTTTACCCTCTGAATATAAAAACGACTTCCTTTCGTACAATTTTCAATAATGTCAAATTTTTCAATTTCCTCTGCTATTTTAGCATAATACTCTTGCATCTTAGGATCTACATTTAAGGGAAACTTTTCCAAATTATGCAAAACTCCAAAATTATATTTATCCAAAAGAAATTTTCTTATCTCATATAAATAGTTATAATATTTAAGCATTAAACGCTCTGAATTTTCTTCATCCGGCTTATAGTGTGAAACTACCATTTGTAAAAAATCATGAAATCTTGCAATATTTTTATATTGCCCTTTTGATTCCACATATTTTATACCTTTACAAAGGTTTTCATAATTATCTTCAATATCCTGATTGTTTGCATATATTTTTAACATTACATGCTCAACAAAATGGCGCAAATCTGTGACAACATCCTGTGCCACCTCTCCTCTATCATCTCTTTCGATATTTTCAATATGACGGCAAATCGCATTATCTATACGGTGTATTTCTCTATCTATTTTCTCTGTAGACACTTCTTTACCTTCTTTCTGTGTATTATTCTCATTCATACTTGAGAAGCAAAACACTGTTTGTCCTGCCACGTCTTATGCTACTATAATGCCATAAATTTACTTTTACCACATCCTTTCCATATCTATTCCATTGTAATTGTTTTTTCCTTAATATGATAAAGTATATTCCTCTTTTTACAAAACTCAATTACATATTCCGCCTGCTCATTATAAAACTTTTTATGTCGCTTATACGCAGATACCTCTTTACAGTAATTAGTCCGTCCAAAGATAATTTTATCTGTAAAGGATACTGCTTCTAATAATTCACTCAGCTTCTGATCAATCAAATTTGGTGTTGGATACGGCTCTATGCTTACCCATGTTTTACAACCGGCATCATGCAATGCTTTCATAGCCGCCAATCTTGCTTGATATGTTGCTGTATATGGTTCCATCTTTTTTCTGTAATCCTCATCCAACGAAATCAGTGTAATACCATATTCATTATCCCTAGAGTAATTCGCAAGTTCTATCGGAAGCATGCCCTTTGTCAAAACTGTACATTTTATATCTGCTTCATTAAGCATCTGAATCGCATCTAAACTCATTTGTGCAATTTCATCATATTCATACATAAACGGATCTGTCGTAAAACACAATTGAACGGACTCAATCTTATCTTTTAATTTTGGTATTTCCTGTTGAAGAAGTTGTAACGTATTCGACACCAAATAAGGCTGAATCCATTGTTCATATGTTTGAATTTTCCCGAATCGCTTTTTCTGTAAAAAAGCATAACATGGGAAATTGCAGCCATGCGCACAGCCCAGAACATGATTCATAGTATAATCCCCATACTCCACACCCGTTTCATAGAGCATTGTCTTTCGTTGTATATAACCAGCCACTTTCTTCATGATTGCAGCCTCCTAATTATAACGCTACGTCCTCCCTTTTCTTCCATAAATCTTGATGGTTGTCTGGTTTTTCCTGTAAATTGTGGTTTTCTGCAAATCTGTATAAACCCATCCGTTTCCAATTCTTTAAGAGCGTCATTAACCATATTAATATAGCCAATCAAACCATATTTTCCATAAAATTCTGCCAGCAATTTATTCAAATGCACTTCACCTTTATAGTTTTGTAAATAGGAACACATCTTCTTTTTCAC is from Lachnospiraceae bacterium JLR.KK002 and encodes:
- a CDS encoding radical SAM protein, with translation MKKVAGYIQRKTMLYETGVEYGDYTMNHVLGCAHGCNFPCYAFLQKKRFGKIQTYEQWIQPYLVSNTLQLLQQEIPKLKDKIESVQLCFTTDPFMYEYDEIAQMSLDAIQMLNEADIKCTVLTKGMLPIELANYSRDNEYGITLISLDEDYRKKMEPYTATYQARLAAMKALHDAGCKTWVSIEPYPTPNLIDQKLSELLEAVSFTDKIIFGRTNYCKEVSAYKRHKKFYNEQAEYVIEFCKKRNILYHIKEKTITME